In Bacteroidia bacterium, a genomic segment contains:
- a CDS encoding GIY-YIG nuclease family protein, which translates to MFFVYILYSARGDRHYIGQTNDVAARLHRHNSGYEKSTSPYAPWKILCCIEKPNRSEAVILERKLKNLNTEDLRKFIQKYGVKPTGG; encoded by the coding sequence ATGTTTTTTGTTTACATATTGTATTCTGCAAGAGGGGATAGGCATTATATTGGTCAGACCAACGATGTTGCAGCACGCCTGCATCGTCATAATAGTGGTTATGAAAAATCTACATCGCCTTATGCTCCATGGAAAATACTTTGTTGCATAGAAAAGCCAAACAGGTCTGAGGCTGTGATTTTAGAAAGGAAGTTAAAAAATTTGAATACAGAAGATTTGCGAAAGTTTATTCAAAAATACGGAGTAAAACCAACGGGCGGTTGA
- a CDS encoding GWxTD domain-containing protein yields the protein MKRLLLFLVLTSVAQLSQAKTIKALFDYKSFYAPGQGSYLEWYLSVKGNSVNYKMSESGNYEASVAVAYKITQNDKILAQDTYNLISPLTKDTLLVSDFIDNKRLQLPNGKYNIELSVKDNVADAKTFTISQGFELNFTPGKTSVSDIELVQNYSKKEAGNSPLIKNGYEIIPRVDNFFRTNEERLIFYAETYFTNTLADDAIAVYSYLQNAESGNTVMDYGTVQRKKTSEVVPLLSEINIGGLSSGNYNLVVEVKDKNNQSLALSKIFFQRQSVVKDNFTLNNDVSSTFVAALNDKNTLAENIACLQPISNAQQSEWIGNQLKAADINMMKNFFYDFWQRRNPADPQKAWNDYKAHVDAVQQKFGSRALKGYNTDMGRVYLAYGAPSTINKGEYEPNTYPYEIWRYDKINNHTNKTFVFYSKDLLARNFTLLHSDMPGEPYEAAWNMILHGRSIKAKNIDDNGQDLKGVYSGDRTNDNFNSK from the coding sequence ATGAAACGCTTGTTATTATTTCTTGTCCTGACATCAGTAGCACAGCTATCGCAGGCTAAAACAATTAAGGCTTTGTTTGATTATAAATCCTTCTATGCACCCGGTCAGGGTTCGTATTTGGAGTGGTACTTATCTGTAAAAGGCAATTCCGTAAACTACAAAATGAGCGAAAGTGGAAACTACGAAGCCTCCGTGGCAGTGGCCTACAAAATCACCCAAAACGATAAAATTTTAGCACAGGACACTTACAACCTTATCAGCCCGTTGACAAAAGATACATTGTTAGTTTCCGATTTTATTGATAATAAAAGATTGCAGCTGCCCAATGGAAAGTATAATATCGAGCTATCTGTAAAAGATAATGTGGCAGATGCTAAGACTTTTACAATTAGTCAGGGTTTTGAATTGAATTTTACACCGGGAAAAACTTCTGTATCTGATATTGAATTGGTACAGAATTACTCAAAAAAAGAAGCCGGCAACAGCCCCTTAATTAAAAATGGTTATGAGATAATTCCTCGTGTTGACAATTTTTTTCGTACAAACGAAGAACGTTTAATCTTTTATGCAGAGACATATTTCACCAACACCTTGGCCGATGATGCCATAGCCGTTTACAGTTATCTTCAGAATGCTGAGTCTGGAAACACCGTAATGGATTATGGGACTGTACAGCGCAAAAAAACAAGTGAGGTTGTTCCGTTGCTGAGTGAAATTAACATTGGCGGTCTGAGTTCAGGCAACTATAACCTGGTAGTTGAAGTAAAAGATAAAAACAATCAATCGTTGGCACTGTCTAAAATATTTTTTCAACGTCAGTCAGTAGTTAAAGATAACTTTACTTTGAATAATGATGTATCATCAACCTTTGTTGCCGCCCTGAATGATAAAAACACCCTTGCAGAAAATATTGCCTGTCTGCAACCTATCAGCAATGCACAACAATCAGAGTGGATAGGTAATCAGCTTAAAGCTGCCGATATAAATATGATGAAAAATTTCTTTTATGACTTTTGGCAACGCAGAAATCCTGCCGATCCGCAAAAAGCATGGAATGATTATAAAGCACATGTAGATGCTGTTCAACAAAAATTCGGTTCACGTGCCTTAAAAGGCTACAATACTGATATGGGAAGGGTTTATCTTGCTTATGGCGCACCAAGTACCATAAACAAAGGTGAATATGAACCCAACACTTATCCCTATGAAATCTGGCGCTACGATAAAATAAACAATCACACCAATAAAACTTTTGTGTTTTACAGCAAAGATTTGCTGGCACGTAATTTTACATTACTGCATAGCGACATGCCCGGTGAACCTTATGAAGCAGCATGGAATATGATTTTGCATGGTCGCAGTATTAAAGCTAAAAATATTGATGATAACGGACAGGATTTAAAAGGCGTTTATTCAGGTGACAGAACGAATGATAATTTTAATTCCAAGTAG
- a CDS encoding lysophospholipid acyltransferase family protein encodes MIFAILKFIIRLIAFLDLRILYFLADCIAFCLKYIFPYRKKVILQNLYNSFPEKNEQEIEEIAKQFYNYFADLIVETIKMSSISKEELLRRWRFTNPEVLHSYYEKNRSIIAVCGHFNNWELGALALSVIDKHQMLGVYKPLTNKSWDEYFKTIRSRFGMIPVPMKSILRELIKRKNEPTITALAADQTPHRSEINYRTTFLNQDTAVFLGAEKLCKQTNYPLIYFSMHQIRRGYYDITIIPISDDPKNTAEHELTHKHLRLLENDIHAQPGNWLWSHRRWKY; translated from the coding sequence GTGATATTTGCCATTCTGAAATTTATAATTCGACTTATTGCCTTTCTGGATTTAAGAATACTTTACTTCTTAGCCGATTGTATTGCTTTTTGCCTTAAATATATTTTCCCTTATCGCAAAAAGGTAATTCTTCAAAATCTTTATAACTCCTTTCCGGAAAAAAACGAACAGGAGATAGAAGAAATTGCAAAGCAGTTTTACAACTACTTTGCCGACTTGATTGTAGAGACCATAAAAATGTCCAGCATATCAAAAGAAGAATTGCTCAGACGTTGGCGTTTTACCAATCCCGAAGTTCTTCATAGCTATTATGAAAAAAACCGCAGTATCATTGCAGTATGTGGTCACTTCAATAACTGGGAGTTAGGAGCTTTGGCACTTTCTGTAATTGACAAACATCAGATGCTTGGAGTTTACAAACCACTGACCAATAAATCGTGGGATGAATATTTTAAAACAATACGTTCAAGATTCGGTATGATACCGGTTCCGATGAAATCAATCTTACGCGAATTGATTAAACGCAAAAATGAACCTACCATAACTGCCCTTGCTGCCGATCAGACACCACACCGTTCAGAGATAAATTATCGAACCACGTTTTTAAATCAGGATACAGCGGTATTTCTAGGTGCGGAAAAACTTTGTAAGCAAACCAATTACCCGCTGATTTATTTTTCTATGCATCAAATTCGCAGAGGTTATTATGATATAACCATAATTCCTATAAGTGATGACCCTAAAAATACCGCAGAGCACGAACTTACTCATAAACATTTAAGACTATTAGAAAACGACATACATGCACAGCCGGGCAACTGGCTTTGGAGTCACCGCAGATGGAAATATTAA
- a CDS encoding DUF3817 domain-containing protein, whose protein sequence is MNVLKQFRLVAIAEGISFLVLLFIAMPLKYIADIPLAVKYTGWVHGLLFVFYIYALLQVWQQYKWNLKMMSLAMLASVLPFGTFYFEKKYLNNI, encoded by the coding sequence ATGAACGTATTAAAACAATTCAGATTAGTTGCAATTGCAGAAGGAATCTCTTTTTTAGTTTTACTTTTTATTGCCATGCCGTTGAAGTATATTGCCGATATACCGTTGGCAGTAAAATATACAGGCTGGGTGCATGGACTTTTATTTGTGTTTTATATTTATGCGCTTCTTCAGGTGTGGCAGCAATATAAATGGAATTTAAAAATGATGTCTTTAGCCATGCTGGCATCTGTATTACCCTTCGGGACCTTTTATTTTGAGAAGAAATACCTGAATAATATCTGA
- a CDS encoding glycosyltransferase family 2 protein — MIKAAVVILNYNGASLLQKFLPSVIANTPSWCSVIVADNASTDNSLSLLQQHFPDVQCIEMQQNTGFAGGYNNALHQIDAEYFILLNSDIEVTPQWVEPIIEFMIQHADVAACQPKILAYNQKDFFEHAGACGGYIDYLGFPFCRGRIFNSLEKDENQYPDNKEIFWATGAAMFIRSNVFKATGGFDADFFAHMEEIDLCWRMKHCGYKLYCIPASKVYHVGGGTLHKSNPKKTYLNFRNNLMMLLKNLPSGSRFSVFVKRLFLDKLAFIKFFVSGNFRDAWAVYRAYFYVMLYFRIIMKKRREIKNINSGVSCIFEKSIVSEHFFRGKKKFTELNQDCFSK; from the coding sequence GTGATTAAAGCCGCTGTAGTCATATTAAATTATAATGGTGCTTCCTTACTGCAAAAATTTCTTCCTTCGGTAATAGCCAATACACCGTCATGGTGTTCTGTTATAGTTGCAGACAATGCCTCTACTGATAATTCCCTGTCATTGCTTCAGCAGCATTTTCCTGATGTTCAATGTATAGAAATGCAACAAAACACCGGCTTTGCCGGAGGCTATAACAATGCTTTACATCAAATAGATGCAGAATACTTTATTTTACTCAATTCAGATATTGAAGTAACTCCACAATGGGTTGAACCCATTATTGAATTTATGATTCAACATGCAGATGTTGCAGCATGTCAGCCGAAAATTTTAGCCTATAATCAAAAAGATTTTTTTGAACATGCCGGTGCCTGTGGCGGATATATTGATTATTTGGGTTTCCCATTTTGCAGAGGCAGAATTTTTAATTCTTTAGAAAAAGACGAAAACCAATACCCGGATAATAAAGAAATTTTTTGGGCAACAGGTGCAGCCATGTTTATCAGAAGCAATGTTTTTAAAGCAACAGGTGGTTTTGATGCTGATTTTTTTGCACACATGGAAGAGATTGATCTTTGCTGGCGCATGAAACACTGTGGCTATAAGCTGTATTGTATTCCTGCATCGAAAGTGTATCATGTTGGTGGTGGAACGTTACATAAAAGTAATCCAAAAAAAACCTATCTGAATTTCAGAAACAACCTGATGATGCTTCTAAAAAATTTGCCTTCGGGTAGCAGGTTTTCAGTTTTCGTCAAACGTTTATTTCTTGATAAACTTGCTTTCATTAAATTTTTTGTTTCAGGAAATTTTAGAGATGCCTGGGCTGTTTACAGAGCATATTTTTATGTGATGCTTTATTTTAGAATAATAATGAAAAAACGCAGAGAAATTAAAAATATCAACTCCGGTGTTTCTTGTATATTTGAAAAAAGTATTGTTTCAGAACATTTTTTCAGAGGTAAAAAGAAGTTTACAGAATTAAATCAAGATTGTTTTTCAAAATAA
- a CDS encoding fumarylacetoacetate hydrolase family protein gives MKIICVGRNYAAHAAELKNPLSAEPVIFMKPETAQLLPRMPFFIPDFSADIHHEVELVVKINRTGKHIQEQFANTYYDEIGIGIDFTARDKQSQLKEKGLPWELAKAFDGSAPTGKFLNKSTFASVQNINFHLEKNGTSVQQGNSSNMLFNIDKIIAFVSSFITLKKGDLIFTGTPEGVGKIQANDVLDAFIEGQHLLNVKIK, from the coding sequence ATGAAAATAATTTGTGTAGGTAGAAACTATGCGGCTCATGCAGCAGAGTTAAAAAATCCGTTAAGTGCAGAGCCTGTTATTTTTATGAAACCCGAAACGGCACAACTACTGCCGCGAATGCCATTCTTTATTCCCGATTTCAGTGCCGACATTCATCATGAAGTGGAATTGGTTGTAAAAATTAATCGTACCGGTAAACATATTCAAGAGCAGTTTGCAAACACCTATTATGATGAAATAGGAATAGGCATAGATTTTACGGCTCGAGATAAACAATCACAACTCAAAGAAAAAGGCTTGCCTTGGGAGTTAGCCAAAGCATTTGACGGCAGCGCACCAACAGGTAAGTTTCTGAATAAATCAACTTTCGCATCGGTACAAAACATTAATTTTCATCTCGAAAAAAACGGCACCTCCGTACAACAAGGCAACAGCAGCAATATGCTTTTTAATATTGATAAAATAATTGCATTTGTTTCTTCATTTATCACTTTAAAAAAAGGGGATTTAATTTTTACAGGTACTCCCGAAGGTGTTGGTAAGATACAGGCAAACGATGTTCTGGACGCATTTATTGAAGGTCAGCATCTTCTGAATGTTAAAATAAAATAG
- the mgtE gene encoding magnesium transporter: MLQQQQKEEIKSLLREADLAGCKAYLENWLPAELVELIDESPTEHRVLIFKALNREQAFESYESLDLNLQISLLDILPPRQVQLILNDMSPDARTALLEDIDNDLLNRLLKLLTPKERAIALSLLGYPENSIGRLMTPDYIAIRKEWSVQYALDYIRENGENSETLNIIYIVDDKGHLIDDIKVAEILLANLHVKIEELIDGKYTALSVTDDEKVAISEFKKHNRVALPVVDTSQMLLGIITVDDVLQLAEQEYSEDIQKLGAVEALEEPYMEVPMYRLLQKRAPWLIVLFIGEMFTASAMSFFEHEIQRAVVLALFIPLIVSSGGNAGSQAATLIIRALALGEVTMKDWWHVMRREILSGLMLGLILGSIGFLRVAAWAMFTDIYGPHWLLIGITIGITLIGVCLWGTVMGSMLPMVLKRFGADPATSSAPFIATLVDVTGLVIYFSIAATILSGTLL, from the coding sequence ATGCTTCAGCAACAGCAAAAGGAAGAAATAAAAAGCCTGCTTCGGGAGGCTGACCTTGCAGGTTGCAAAGCATATCTGGAAAATTGGTTACCTGCAGAGTTGGTTGAACTTATTGATGAATCGCCTACTGAACATCGTGTATTAATTTTTAAGGCTTTAAATCGTGAACAGGCTTTTGAATCTTACGAATCATTAGACCTGAATCTGCAGATTTCTTTACTTGATATTTTACCGCCACGACAGGTGCAGCTTATTCTCAATGACATGAGCCCCGATGCACGTACTGCATTGCTCGAAGATATTGATAACGACCTGCTGAACCGCCTGCTCAAACTGCTCACGCCAAAGGAACGTGCCATTGCACTTTCACTACTTGGTTATCCTGAAAATTCTATCGGTCGTCTGATGACGCCAGATTACATTGCCATCAGAAAAGAATGGAGTGTGCAATATGCACTTGACTATATTCGTGAAAATGGTGAAAATTCTGAAACACTAAACATTATTTATATTGTTGATGACAAAGGACATTTGATTGACGATATTAAAGTGGCCGAAATATTATTAGCCAACCTGCATGTTAAAATTGAAGAGCTGATAGACGGAAAATATACTGCACTTTCGGTGACTGATGATGAGAAAGTTGCCATCAGTGAATTTAAAAAACATAACCGCGTAGCCTTACCGGTTGTTGACACTTCGCAAATGCTATTAGGGATTATTACTGTTGATGATGTGTTGCAACTTGCAGAACAGGAATATTCGGAAGACATCCAAAAACTTGGTGCCGTTGAAGCATTGGAAGAGCCATATATGGAAGTGCCCATGTATCGTCTGTTACAAAAACGCGCACCCTGGCTGATAGTTCTTTTTATTGGTGAAATGTTTACCGCATCGGCTATGAGTTTTTTTGAGCATGAAATACAAAGAGCTGTAGTGCTTGCATTATTTATTCCACTCATTGTCAGTAGTGGAGGCAATGCAGGTTCTCAGGCTGCTACGCTCATCATTCGAGCATTGGCACTTGGCGAAGTAACTATGAAAGACTGGTGGCATGTAATGCGTAGAGAAATTCTTTCGGGGCTAATGTTAGGACTCATACTGGGCAGCATTGGATTTTTACGGGTTGCAGCATGGGCAATGTTTACAGATATATACGGCCCACATTGGTTGCTCATTGGCATTACCATAGGCATTACTTTAATTGGTGTTTGTTTGTGGGGAACTGTAATGGGCTCTATGTTGCCCATGGTTTTAAAACGCTTTGGTGCTGACCCGGCAACCTCATCTGCACCATTTATCGCAACATTGGTTGACGTTACCGGACTGGTAATTTATTTTTCTATTGCTGCAACAATCCTTTCGGGAACGTTACTTTAA